Proteins encoded by one window of Epinephelus moara isolate mb chromosome 18, YSFRI_EMoa_1.0, whole genome shotgun sequence:
- the coil gene encoding coilin isoform X3, with translation MRVKVDCLAQVNGHSSYPSTASENCRKRQRTTEKDGSGENGVNVEWKNKKRETRSKESLERDTKQASGKTRNKKTEEKKKRKMAQANGPTVTPKPAASTKSPPARVVQSVKSSNKAPVAQAKAQNASSSDSTSSSSDEDEAPKNTAAQKPELKMLSSTHATSKAPPTTKPVQPKSHPPSSSSSETASSSDESSTVKKTPKNKCLTSTTPKGRISDISKSQQIIPVLQSTDRAQNQTVSTVVPLHDKFMVPCNPDSEEEIELVIRQPMQQPGRGVGSQGSRRDRNPRQTRRGGPEEKGRGGSRGVISYNRAKEPSCLTDSLSNVSVVLQNGAEGAPKQDYSSMPLLAAPPQVGQKIAFKLLELTENYTPEVSGYKEGKIVSFDPTTKQIELELLNISQDPVEPGKFDLVYQNLDGSESVEYAVSRGSRVTEWWDSLLEPRLII, from the exons GGTGAAGGTGGACTGTCTGGCTCAGGTGAATGGACACAGCAGCTATCCAAGTACAGCAAGTGAAAActgcagaaagagacagagaactACAGAGAAGGATGGGTCAGGAGAAAATGGAGTTAACGTGGAATGGAAGAACAAAAAGAGGGAAACAAGGAGTAAGGAGAGCCTGGAGAGGGATACCAAGCAGGCTTCAGGCAAAACGAGGAATAAGAagacagaggaaaagaagaaaagaaagatggcCCAGGCAAATGGCCCTACTGTCACACCCAAACCAGCTGCCTCTACCAAAAGCCCCCCAGCTAGAGTCGTCCAGTCAGTTAAAAGCTCTAACAAGGCCCCAGTAGCCCAAGCAAAGGCACAGAATGCCTCCTCTTCAGATTCCACCAGCAGCAGTAGCGACGAGGATGAAGCTCCCAAAAATACAGCTGCCCAAAAACCAGAACTGAAAATGCTCTCCTCCACCCATGCTACTTCCAAGGCACCTCCAACCACCAAACCTGTCCAGCCAAAGTCACACCCTCCTTCATCATCTTCTTCAGAAACCGCCTCCTCCTCTGATGAGTCctccactgtaaaaaaaacaccaaaaaacaaGTGTTTAACCTCCACAACCCCCAAAGGAAGAATAAGTGATATCTCCAAGTCTCAACAGATTATTCCTGTCCTACAGTCCACAGACCGTGCACAGAATCAGACTGTGAGCACAGTGGTGCCCCTTCATGATAAATTCATGGTGCCTTGTAATCCAGACAGTGAAGAGGAGATTGAGCTCGTAATCCGACAGCCAATGCAGCAGCCAGGCCGCGGTGTGGGTAGTCAGGGATCTCGGAGAGACCGTAACCCCAGGCAAACCAGGCGTGGTGGTCCTGAAGAGAAGGGAAGGGGTGGAAGTAGAGGGGTAATCAGCTATAATAGAGCCAAGGAGCCATCCTGCCTGACTGATTCACTGAGCAATGTGTCAGTGGTCCTCCAG AACGGTGCAGAAGGTGCTCCCAAACAGGACTATAGCTCTATGCCCTTGCTAGCTGCTCCTCCACAGGTGGGGCAGAAGATTGCCTTCAAG TTGCTGGAGCTGACTGAGAACTACACACCAGAGGTATCTGGATATAAG GAGGGGAAGATTGTGAGCTTTGACCCAACCACCAAACAGATTGAGCTGGAACTACTTAACATCTCTCAAG ATCCCGTAGAGCCTGGCAAGTTCGACCTGGTCTATCAAAACCTAGATGGCTCAGAGAGTGTGGAGTATGCAGTGTCCAGAGGCTCTCGG